One Thermodesulfovibrionales bacterium genomic window, GAATATAAGAGTTTCCTCGAAATATACCCTGACCACAAGAACGCGCCGTACGCACAGTACCAGATAGCGATGGCCTATTTCGGGCAGATCGCAGGCCCTGATCAGGGTTACGGTGCCGCAGCAAAGGCACTGGAGGAATTCGAGAAGCTGAAGCGTCTCTACCCGAGAAACCCCTATCGCGAAGTGGTCGACATAAAGATCGAGACGTGTAGGAACACCATGGCCGATTATGAATTTCTCGTCGGCGAGTATTACTTCAAAAAGGCCTCTTACGGGGCTGCACTGGGAAGGCTTGAAGGCTTACTCTCGAAATTTCCTGAATACAAGAAAGAACCGATCGTGCTCTACCACATAGCGCTGTGCTATAAAAACATAGGCAATAAGGATAAAGCGACCGAGTATCTGAACCGCCTCGTCGAAAAGTATCCGAATGATGCGCTCGCCAAGGACGCAAA contains:
- the bamD gene encoding outer membrane protein assembly factor BamD; this translates as MLFKRHLPGSFRATSRISWGALVLLLLVTLSCSGKKEIKPEEQFDPERSLARANELIENKNYEEARKILLEVKNRDVTKKYAPIAQLRIADSYTKEDEVDLAVAEYKSFLEIYPDHKNAPYAQYQIAMAYFGQIAGPDQGYGAAAKALEEFEKLKRLYPRNPYREVVDIKIETCRNTMADYEFLVGEYYFKKASYGAALGRLEGLLSKFPEYKKEPIVLYHIALCYKNIGNKDKATEYLNRLVEKYPNDALAKDAKKEIASISK